One Glycine max cultivar Williams 82 chromosome 1, Glycine_max_v4.0, whole genome shotgun sequence genomic window, ACAAAACTTCCTACAATGAAGCCGAGCTAACTATAATTCTAAAACttcctacaatttttttatttaatagataGAAGATTATTgaatgtttataaaattttcaaagtactaaatgcatttattttttatttaatatttttataaaaacatagaAAGGTTTATAAGAAGATTTTCAAGGAGATATTAGATATAACTTAACTCTAttgtaaaatacaaaataatgttatatctttttataataTACTCTTACTAACCTTCATTAATAATTTAGGAAGAaagtattaaatacaaaagtaaACGCACTTGAAGtcttaaaaatatgtaaaattaaaaaagattttgttCACTTAATAAGTAAAAGgattaataagaataaaatataagaaaatttagaaTTGTTCATACAAAATGTGTACTACGAATTATTTCACAGAATAGTTATCATGTCCGAAATggtttaagatttttctttttgatttttaaataagtaaatagtgcattgatattataaatatttttatatcttgttatttaatcataaatttttatataaaataaatttattaatttttataataattatcttaaagttatactaattaggatttttaattggttgttgTTATGATGTTTTTTACATTGACAATatagatataaattaaaatatttaaaattgtattttttaaagtgTGTACACGAGCGTTACATTTTCCcaagaaaatgtaaaattagcAATGCtcttatatataattgaaaatagagAAGTTATATCTTTTTTAAGGGGTACGGGTGAATGGAAGATagaaatataaacataaattaaaaaagaaaaatacattaatgtgataagaaatgaagagataaataaaaaatagggtGAAGAATGAGatagaagaaatatatatatatatatatatatatatatatatatatatatatatatatatgcatgataataataacttgcagcaaaaaaaaaaaagataataataactcTCACATTATATATCGTCCAAGGCAATCATATATTCTTGTACCTCTTGCTAAACTTTAGCCTCCATATTccataatcataaataattaatttgttgcatTTCATCTCTTACAAATCTGAGCATTAATTTGgaagtttaattttcctatTCACACCAAGCTTATACGGTTTAATTACTAAAAATTATGTACTAATTAACGTGTTTATTTTCTATGATATgagtttttataagaaaataaaatctaaatgaaCTTTTCACCATATATTTTCATNNNNNNNNNNNNNNNNNNNNNNNNNNNNNNNNNNNNNNNNNNNNNNNNNNNNNNNNNNNNNNNNNNNNNNNNNNNNNNNNNNNNNNNNNNNNNNNNNNNNtttctttgaaaaatttacATTGTTGGTACCTCTCTCCTTCTTTTCTATCCCCACCCCCAGCCTGCTCCTCCCTCCATGCGCACCTTCAGTCACAAAACAATCACACAGAGATAAAATCAATTAACcaagaagaaaaataacaaaatggaAAACCCACAAGCCTATCAGCTATACCAAAGCTGGACATGGTAATGGTATCACAAACATCTACAAATTAATAACAACACTCTCGATCTCTTCCTGTCTTCCACACATCGCTGcaattaaaaagaaagcaaaataaCAATACTCACGGgacttttaatttttctcaCAAGCTAATacactatatatatttaattatatgggtTCACactatataatatatttctgaTGAATTTTTTGGGCAAGCTTTATGAGGTTGGTGTTGGTTTGTGCCCGAGGCGGAGCTCTAGATCAAGCTCTTCGAGGTGGCCATTATCAATAGAGGAAGAAGTTGCGGATTGTTCCACTTTGCTAGAGTTATAGCACAAAGAGGAAACAGTAGTAGTATTGATCCCAGTTGGGGGTGCACCGGGAAAATTAAAGGAAGTTTGCATCAGAAAGTTGTTTGTAGGATAGGAGGAGATAGAGAGAAGAGTGGAGGGAGAAGCCCCATTAGAAGTGGGTGAAGGGAAGGGTGGTGCACTACTAGGGCTCGTGGGCAAGTGGTAGAGGAGGCACAAGCCAGCATTTCCAACAAGCTCTTGAGGAGGGATATTGATGAAGGATGAAGTGGGAAGAGAAGAGGACATGGGGTTGGAGCAGGAGGAAGGTGGAGCTTGGTGGAGGCGGGCCCGGTCGCGGCGGTGGACGTTCATGTGGCCGCCGAGGGCTTGGGCGGAGCGAAACTCCCTTCTGCAGAAGGTGCAGGTGTAGGACCTAGGAGGCCATGTGGTGCCCATGATGTTCCTTGTGTCTTCTGCAAAAGCTCTGACCTCCCAGgagtcatcatcatcttctacctGCTGCTGTTGTTGCTCCCTAGGGTTCCACATCCAAGTAGAagaggaggtggtggtggtgttagGGTTTTTTGGTTGAGGAGGTTGTGGGTTTTTGGGGTGTTGGGTTTGTGATAGGTTTTGGATCTGGGTCATGGAGACTAGGCCAATCTCTGCAGCCATGGTACTGTCACTGACATTTAAGATAGATAGAGAGATGGATGGATGGGGATGAAATTGGagcaaactaaaaataattaaattggttAAATAGGGGGATGGGGGTAATTAAGCACCGGGGTCAGGACAAAATCAAGCTTTAAAACATCAAATCGAATGTATCACCAATGTTTGAAGTAAGCAGTTGGAACATAGTGAGATTGACATTATAGTAgtaagattaattaattattagtccACACAACTGGTTTACCTTGTTTACTATGGACAATTTCTTTCCTTTGGCTTCTACGCCACAGAAATATCTCAGGCAGTATGTACTCCATTTGTTTTTAATCTTCAATTAATCCTCTGCTCTCCCACGGTTTATGAATTTCCTAACCAAAAATGTTTATCGAACAGCCATGAGTTGTCATGATTACaacttaaagagagaaaaaagataaaaaaaaaatagataattaatttgattgacGATGTAttgtaataagaaaaaaaggattaaaaatagaaaattaactgaatgtttaaaattttgtgttgtaaaaaatataatcactctTTATTCTTTGTTAGCTAAGAAAACTTGAAATCCTCAAAATACTAAAGTGAAAAGGATATTGCActttacaaatatataaattaattaaaacctcCACGGAAACCAGCATAGAAGTAAAGCCGactgtatttttttgtttaatttctttgtaCTAATAAATAGTGTAAAGGGGCTTTAGGGTCAACTAATCATGTCAATTAATAAGTCATATGatacatataattattaaataatttcataaaagttaataaatttatcatatatctcAATTTCTTATCAGATGAcactgtaatttttttatatacattattaatatatagcaattctctccctctctctttcttttagcAAGAGACCATTTTAATGTTAAAGATAAATTTGTCATATTAGTcgagaaatataaaaattaccattttatatttgaaaaatgaaaaacttatcAATTCaaacttccttttaattattttaatatataaaaaggattaaattaatagacattttttttcagtttgaaaaccgttatttcatcttttaaaaattaatataaccaatcatattatatttttagaatgtTATTTTAGTGGGCTCAAACGAgttgtcaattaaaaaaaattaaataaattttataccaGTAAATATCTTTTAAAGGATTACATAGTAAATTAGTATaat contains:
- the LOC100818142 gene encoding transcriptional regulator SUPERMAN — protein: MAAEIGLVSMTQIQNLSQTQHPKNPQPPQPKNPNTTTTSSSTWMWNPREQQQQQVEDDDDSWEVRAFAEDTRNIMGTTWPPRSYTCTFCRREFRSAQALGGHMNVHRRDRARLHQAPPSSCSNPMSSSLPTSSFINIPPQELVGNAGLCLLYHLPTSPSSAPPFPSPTSNGASPSTLLSISSYPTNNFLMQTSFNFPGAPPTGINTTTVSSLCYNSSKVEQSATSSSIDNGHLEELDLELRLGHKPTPTS